TCGCTAAACATTATTACTAAATCTCTCTCTTTTAAACCTCCCTTGTtcactccctccgtctctctcaacCTCCCTTGTTCACTcgttcctccttctcctctgtctgtctcagggACTCTGAGATCGATGCGTTGAAGACCCAGCTGTGTCGGATGCAGGAGGACTGGGTTGAAGAGGAGTGTCACCGCGTGGAGGCCCAGCTGGCTCTGAAAGAGGCGCGCAGGGAGATCCAGCAGCTCAAGGAAGTGGTGGACGTAGTGCGCACCAACCTCAGCTCCAGTGACTCCACCGACACCGGTGTCCAGAAATACTTCCAGGACATCAACGTCCAGAACCACAAGCTGGAGACCCTGCTGCTCAGCATGGAGCTGGCTCAGAACGGGGTGGCCAAGGAGCAGGAGGCTGCTGCAGCAAGAGGAGTGGCAGGGGGTTCTCGGGCTGGGAGGCCTGGGACTGCGGGATCATGGCCTGGGAGTAGTCCCGCTGCATCAGGGACTGGAGGGGGTGGCTCCAAGAGTCTGTGTGGGTCCTGTGACGGCTCCCCCGCCCGTTCTCTGACCCATAGTTCTACCTACACCAAGCTGAGCGACAATGCGCTGGGGGATAAGAACGGGAATGGCCTGTCAGGGGAGGAGAACCATGACAGCGGCTTTGTGTGCTGTGGGGAGAGTCGCAGTCACAGTGCAGCAAGCAGTCACAGGGCAGACTTACTCCTGGAGGCAGCATTCCTATCTGAGGAGACAGCCTCACTGCTCAGCACCTACTCCCACCTGCCACACTCCTCCACCTACGAGAAGCTGTGCACCGGGCAGGACAGGGTGGTGCCCCTGCGCTGTGCCATGGGTGGGGCGGGCAGCACCAACCACTCCTGTCTGTCCCACCACCACCTTTACCTGCACCACCTCAGGGAGCAGGCCGTCCAGACAGAGAGCTGCCCCGTCCCGGTGGGGTTGGGCTACGCCTCTGACCTGGACACCATCGCCGAGCGCACCTTCCGCTCTCAGGCCTGCAGCCCCACCTCCACCTGGGTCTCAGACGAGGGAGAGGACCTGGACTCGGTTACCATGACGTCAGTCACCATGACAACCCTCACAGCTACAACAGCTGAGCCCGCTCCTGGTACTCCTTTACCCTGCTCTGCCTCTGTCTCCTGTGCAGTGGATATGGCCTCCCTATCAGTGAAGGAGGATGGGAAGATggtgggagagttggagaggcataTAGAGGTAGTGGGGGAGGGCGCAGTGGGGATGGTAGAGGTAGGcaagcagcaggaggaggaggaggtggggttgGTACAGTTGTGTAAGCAGGAGGAGGTAAAGGTGCTGGGGTTGGTGGGGGATGGGAAGCCAGGGGAGGTCAGGGAGTTAGATCTATATAATCAGAGGGAGGAGGTTTTGGAGGTGAAGAatcagagagagattgaggaggTGAGGTcagtggaggtggaggagcggCCCCACACCTCCCAGCCCAGGAGCAGCTCACTACAGGAGATAGCTGGGGTGACAGTGGTGGAggttgatgatgatgaagaggctGAGGTTCAGGGAGCAGTAGGGGGAGCAGAGGAGTCTACCTCTTCTGAGTCTGGACCCGCAGTGAAGAGCTACTGGAGCCGCCACTTCCTGGTGGACCTGCTGGCAGTGGCAGTGCCCGTGGTGCCCACGGTGGCATGGCTGTGCCAGGGAGCACGGCGCGATGGACTGCCAATTTACCACTTTGGCTCACTGCTGCGTGGCTGCTGCACAGTGGCCCTCTCCTCCCTGCGCAGGGGCGGGGGAGTCAGGCACTACCCCGTGGGCACGGGTGGGGGAGCCATGGGGGGCACAGAGATCTGAGAAAGGCCCCATGACACCCTGGGaactgcacacacacagcactaccCTCTCTGGTCCTGGGTCCTGGGTTTGTCCTCCACCTGAAGTACTGGGTAAAGAAAAGAGGGGAGCAATGATTTTGAATAAATTATTCTGAAGACAGGACAGCCCCAGCAAACCGTATAACCCTCTCCGGTGGTGGCCTCTTCCACCTCTTCTGCTAGACTGAGAAGGGACACCAGGATGTGGTGAACTGACACGAAATGGTGGAACTGAACGATTCAATGGATACTGAATGACCTGAGTGTGACTGATGGTGATTGTAACCACTCTCTCTTGTGTGCAGGGAGACTGAAAGGTCTGTCCGTCACTGTGGCTCTCTTTATTGGTCCAGTTCCATTTTGACTcgtgtgtaagtatgtgtgtgatCACACGACATGTGTGTTGTGAGTGTGCAGCATGCGTGTTCTTCTCTGTGTTGTATTGCGTTGTGTAGCCAAAGCACCTAGATGTCTGGAGGCAATCGTAGCCATGGTTGTGCAGACGTTGGTATGCTCATTTACGAGTGAATGACTGGAGTCTTGACACATGGCAGTTGCCCCCTAAAGGTACCAGGCAAGCTGCTGCTGTACATTTCTGCTTCCTGTCACTGGTGTCCTAGATTAACAATCACTCTTGTAGCATTAAGTCCATGTCCATTGTCCAAGAGTTAGTCATTCCAGATCCATGAaccagaaacatctcaagaaggAAGCAAATAGAGATATAATAATTGAAACTAAGTTTATTTTTCTTTCAACAATAGGGAAGGGATTATGGACTTTGAGGATTGTGATGGCAATTTGTTGTTATTGGGGTGTTTGCAGTGTTATGCCTGAGTTGGAAGAATCTGAGTGTCTTATTGTTTTGGACTGTAATAGATGTAAAGTCATTGATGTGAAATAGTTGAAAGACTGAGCaagcagactgtactgtaatgtttTAATATAAGTCTTTGTTAGCGATTTATGAGCCAAACAAGGGCTAACTGATGTCCACAAGATTGTGATGCAACCAACAAGAACAGTCCTTTGAGTTGAAGTATATTGAGTTCTTTAGAGAAGAAACAGGATAGATCttatttctttagtaatgtatTAACAATGTTTTGCACTATTATTCACTTTATGAGGTTAAGCAATTACTTGAAGTCAAGTTTGTGTGTTTCCAAAGTCGAAAGCGGCCACAGTTTTGCTTCTGAGGGTTTTTTGTGTTCAATATACTTTCTAACAGATATAGCTGTATAATGGAATATGTTTCAAAGTAAAGGTGCCATTTTCCTTTGAACACTGAAAACTGTTGCCTTCCGTCCATAACTTTATTTTCCTGTGCACAGTGTTTTAGCCATAGGGAATATCCTTCTCAAAATGTTTTGCTGCTTTCTGGAATGTGCATTTGTGGTGTTGTTTCTCTATTCCTCTTCATTTCTGCTGCTTGACAATCCCTTCTGTGCGTGTTTTTGCTCATTTAACCTCTTCACGATGACTTCCAGCACCTATGAATAGTGAAACACACGAGCAGCACTGACAAAATAGATTGACTGGTGAATTAATGAAATGCTTGGAGTTGTCTTACACACCTTTCACTGTTGTCATGTGCTTTAGATTTTAACACTTTCCACAACCCTGTTGGAATTTCTAATGTGTCTTGATATTGTGCGTTGCTGTAGTTCGTCCCCTTCATGTTTCATCATCGTGACCTGTGAATGGTCCCCCTGCCGTTTGTAAAACCTGCTTGGTGTAAGTGGTGAGGAAGCCTCTGCATTTTTAAATTAAAAGCCATACTCCTTCCTGTAAGGTGAATGTGTTTGAGAATGTCTCTAGCAgaaacacaatgatgaaaatagtgTGAATGATACTCATATTGATATGCATTTATAGATGACTCACCTGAAGTCTCCGCAACCCCCCCCCGGAGTGTTTGTGGCAGACTATTTCTGATGTTTTGGCCAATAATTGGAAAAACATCTGATCTGTTTGGTCAAATTACAAATTAGTGGCAATTTATCAGAATTTGGCTACCTGTGTAAACAAAGCCATTGTGGGCTTGTTAAACCTGTACTGGACTATTTTGTATTTGTCAAGCAATTTCATTGGTGTTTTAACAGTAAAACAACACCCCTTCATTATGTACCTCTACGCACAACAAATCAAGCTTAAcagtaatgtgtgtgtctgtggtgttaagTGAATTACTAAAGGCTAACGGGTCATGCTTATGTTGTAGTTACCGTCTGCTAATTGCTTGTTATTGCCCCACGTCTTCGTATTTTCCTG
The window above is part of the Salmo salar chromosome ssa15, Ssal_v3.1, whole genome shotgun sequence genome. Proteins encoded here:
- the LOC106572120 gene encoding syntaphilin isoform X1, with translation MSAPAPSTQRSALGSRRFDYCRFIELDYIPMETDYMVSMRPTDRGYLTTKSPERHSRRTAAPVSNRDPYGNASLSSSSTNSGSCKGSDCSPTKGRHMKAYASCTDNHGIRPPPPEQYLTPLQQKEVCIRHLRARLKESVDRLQDRDSEIDALKTQLCRMQEDWVEEECHRVEAQLALKEARREIQQLKEVVDVVRTNLSSSDSTDTGVQKYFQDINVQNHKLETLLLSMELAQNGVAKEQEAAAARGVAGGSRAGRPGTAGSWPGSSPAASGTGGGGSKSLCGSCDGSPARSLTHSSTYTKLSDNALGDKNGNGLSGEENHDSGFVCCGESRSHSAASSHRADLLLEAAFLSEETASLLSTYSHLPHSSTYEKLCTGQDRVVPLRCAMGGAGSTNHSCLSHHHLYLHHLREQAVQTESCPVPVGLGYASDLDTIAERTFRSQACSPTSTWVSDEGEDLDSVTMTSVTMTTLTATTAEPAPGTPLPCSASVSCAVDMASLSVKEDGKMVGELERHIEVVGEGAVGMVEVGKQQEEEEVGLVQLCKQEEVKVLGLVGDGKPGEVRELDLYNQREEVLEVKNQREIEEVRSVEVEERPHTSQPRSSSLQEIAGVTVVEVDDDEEAEVQGAVGGAEESTSSESGPAVKSYWSRHFLVDLLAVAVPVVPTVAWLCQGARRDGLPIYHFGSLLRGCCTVALSSLRRGGGVRHYPVGTGGGAMGGTEI
- the LOC106572120 gene encoding syntaphilin isoform X2, which encodes METDYMVSMRPTDRGYLTTKSPERHSRRTAAPVSNRDPYGNASLSSSSTNSGSCKGSDCSPTKGRHMKAYASCTDNHGIRPPPPEQYLTPLQQKEVCIRHLRARLKESVDRLQDRDSEIDALKTQLCRMQEDWVEEECHRVEAQLALKEARREIQQLKEVVDVVRTNLSSSDSTDTGVQKYFQDINVQNHKLETLLLSMELAQNGVAKEQEAAAARGVAGGSRAGRPGTAGSWPGSSPAASGTGGGGSKSLCGSCDGSPARSLTHSSTYTKLSDNALGDKNGNGLSGEENHDSGFVCCGESRSHSAASSHRADLLLEAAFLSEETASLLSTYSHLPHSSTYEKLCTGQDRVVPLRCAMGGAGSTNHSCLSHHHLYLHHLREQAVQTESCPVPVGLGYASDLDTIAERTFRSQACSPTSTWVSDEGEDLDSVTMTSVTMTTLTATTAEPAPGTPLPCSASVSCAVDMASLSVKEDGKMVGELERHIEVVGEGAVGMVEVGKQQEEEEVGLVQLCKQEEVKVLGLVGDGKPGEVRELDLYNQREEVLEVKNQREIEEVRSVEVEERPHTSQPRSSSLQEIAGVTVVEVDDDEEAEVQGAVGGAEESTSSESGPAVKSYWSRHFLVDLLAVAVPVVPTVAWLCQGARRDGLPIYHFGSLLRGCCTVALSSLRRGGGVRHYPVGTGGGAMGGTEI